Below is a genomic region from Campylobacter geochelonis.
ATGTGGCGTATAAATTTTGGATGCAAAAGCCATTTACTTATAAAGATGAATTTAAAAATGCAAGGTTTCATCATATATCTACAGATGAAGTTTATGGAACTTTGGGTGAGAGTGGGCTTTTTACTGAAACAACACCTTACGCGCCAAATTCGCCATATTCTGCAAGTAAGGCTAGCTCTGATATGATAGTAAGAAGTTACCATCATACTTATGGTTTAAACACTGTGATAACAAATTGTTCTAACAACTACGGACCAAAACAACATGATGAAAAACTCATCCCAACCATCATCAGAAATGCATTGCAAGGTAAGCCCATACCTATATATGGAGATGGTAAAAACATCCGTGATTGGCTTTATGTGCTAGATCACTGTAAGGGCATAGATTTAGTCTACCATAATGGTAAAAATGGTGAAGTTTATAACATAGGTGGCAGAAACGAAAGAACAAATTTACAAATAGTTAATGCAATTTGCCAAATTTTAGATGAGAAATTTCCGACTTCTAAAAATGGCTTAAACATAAAAAGTTATAAAGAGCTTTTAAGCTTTGTTGAAGACAGAGCAGGACATGATAAAAGATATGCTATTGATGCAACAAAAATCGAAAACGAACTTGGCTGGAAAGCTGATGAAAACTTTGATAGCGGGATAATTAAGACAGTTGAATGGTATCTGGAAAAATATGGAGCAAAATATGTTTTTTAAAATATTTTGGATTTTAAGGGGTATTATTTATAGGCCGTTTTTTGGTAAATTTAAACTTCCTTCATATATAGGAAAACCTGTTTTTATAGGAAATTTTAAGAGAATTTTTATAGGAAAAAGAGTTAGAATTTTTCCTGGAGCTAGGATAGAAGTAATCGGCGATAACGCTTCTATAACGTTTGAAGAAAATATCTCGGTTGGTCAAAATTTGCATATTACTTCTGGAGCTAATTTAATAATTGGTAAAAATACAACTATAGCAGAAGGAGTAATGATTACAGATATTGATCATGATTATAAAGATATTAATAGACATATATTGGAGCAAAAATATATTTTAAAAGAGACAAAAATAGGTGAAAATTGTTTCATAGGATATGGCACTGTCATTCAAGCTGGGACAATTTTAGGCAGGCAATGTATAGTAGGAGCAAACGCTGTTGTGAGAGGACATTTTCCAGATTACTCTGTTATAGTTGGAATTCCAGCCAGAATCATAAAAAGATATGATGAAGAAAGTAAAATTTGGAGAAAAACAGATAAAAAAGGGAAATTTATAGATGAAAGATGATGGTAAATTTGCAGATAAATCTATACTTTTTTATCTCCAAAGTTTTTTGGTTATGAAGTTGAGATAAAGAATGAGCTTGAGCAACTTTTTAAAAATGTTTATTTGTATGATGAAAGACCAAAAAATGACTTTTTTACTAAAGTTTTTATACGACTTGGCATCAAAGTTTTTATTAAAAATAAAATTAATATTTATTATAACAATATCCTAGAAAATTCGCTAAAACTAGACTATGTTTTTATTATAAGTCCAGAGTCTATAACGGTTGAAATCATAAATAAATTTAAAGATAAAAATCCAAATTTAAAAATAATTATTTATATGTGGGACTCTATAAAAAATAAAAAAAATGCCTTACCACTTATAAATTTAGCTGATAAATCCTTTACTTTTGATGATGGGGACTTGCTAATTAGAGAAGATATTGAATTTTTACCACTTTTTTATACAAAAAATTATTCTGATATTTTTGAAAATACTAAGTTTAAATATGATATATCTTTTATAGGGACTATTCATAGTGACAGATATGAAATAGCTAAAAAAATAGAAAAAGAAGCTAATAAAGCGGGACTTAAGACGCTGTTTTTCTTTTATTCGCCTAGTAAAATTCTTTTTTTTATACAAAAAATTCTTTATTCTAAATTTAGAAAAATTCCGTATAGAGATGTATCGTTTAAATCTATGTTAAGTTCAGAAATTATAAATATTTTCTATAATTCAAAAGTGATTTTAGATATAAATCATCCAAAGTAAAATGCCTTAACCATGAGAACTTTTGAGGCTTTTGGTGCTAAAAGAAAGCTAATAACAACTAATAAAAATATTATAAAATACGACTTTTATAATAGTAATAATATAAATTTACTAAATCGTATTAATATAGCATTAGATAAGGATTTTATAGATAAAAATTATATAGAGTTAACAAAAGAAATTTATGAAAAATATAGTATAAAGTCATGGATTTATACTATATTTGATTTATAAATGCTTTTATAAACTATGAGTGCATTTTATTAATCCGCAGTGATTTTGCTCAAATATTGTCAAATTATGATTCATACAAATGATAGACGTAGCAAGTATAATATTTGTGCTATCTATACTAAAAGCTTATTAACTTATAAAATAATTTTTTATAATATTAAAGTTGTTAAAATTATTAAATGAAAATAAAAAAGATACTAAATTTACATAATTTGATATAAACAAAGTAAATGGCATTCTAGTTAAGATGGTATTAAATAGTTAGAATATCGTAAAAATTTATTTTAGAGTTGAAATCTTTTTTATTAAATTTCAATGGAATTTGTTTTGCAAAAATTTAGTGTTACACTATGCTAAATTTTGCTATTACACAAGTATTAAATTCAAAAACAACAAAAGCTATAATGATTATAAACAAAACCAATTAATAAAACAACCAATGCATTAAAACAATAATTTTATTTAAATTCAAGCCTAATTTTTGCACATAAATAATTAAGTTTTTGCTATTTTATATAAATAAAATAATAATTTAAAGTTAATTTTATATAAATTTAAATTTTTAAAATAAAAGATTTGTTTAATATTTTTTAAAGAAATTCTTTATTACAATAGTGGTTATCAAAATTCTATACAAAAGGCTGATGATGAAACACACGATATATCTAATCTTCTTTTCGATATGTTTGTTTATTTCTGGTTGTTCTAGTAAGCCCCAGCAGATAAACTATCTTGCAAAATATGGCGGAGATATTAACGATCAAGACCCATTAAAGCTTGGCTCAAACCCAACAGAGCCTACAAAACAAAAAATCCCAGCACTAGTTTTGGGCGAAAGTAAATTTTTTAAAAACAACTTGCCAACTTCTAGTGGAACGTTTCAAAGCGACCCAGTTCACGGACCAAACAAGCGAGATCCTGATAACCCATTCGATGATACAAAGGTTTTTTATAACACACCTCAAATCTCAGAATTTGTCTCCATCGTAGCTCACAACGACGCTCTTATGACTCTTTGGGCTTTGGATTATGGTAATTGGGTTTGGGCGTATCCTGCAATCGACAGCATAAGTTTTGGGGATGCAAGAATTTGGAAAATCATAATATATCCCAAAAATTTCGTTCAAATTCAAAACAAAATGACCGGCACTTGCTTGAGCTCTTATTTAAATGGAGTAGTTCATTATCCGTGCGATAATACAAATCAATCTCAATTTTGGCAGCTAAATCAGTTTGCAAACGGTGCAGTGCAACTTAGAAATTTTGCAACCGATACTTGTTTGGCTAGTGATCCCACAAAAGGACAAAGTTACTATGCTATAAATTCCGTTAGCTGCATAAATGAAGGCGAAAAAGCCCTATCTCAGCAGTGGATTATCTCGCCACCTTTTG
It encodes:
- the rfbB gene encoding dTDP-glucose 4,6-dehydratase; its protein translation is MKTILVTGCAGFIGSNFVPYFLEKYKDYKIINLDLLTYAGNLDNLKEVKSDERYKFLKGDICNRSFVESIFQIYDIQGVIHFAAESHVDNSIKNPDVFVKTNVNGTFTLLDVAYKFWMQKPFTYKDEFKNARFHHISTDEVYGTLGESGLFTETTPYAPNSPYSASKASSDMIVRSYHHTYGLNTVITNCSNNYGPKQHDEKLIPTIIRNALQGKPIPIYGDGKNIRDWLYVLDHCKGIDLVYHNGKNGEVYNIGGRNERTNLQIVNAICQILDEKFPTSKNGLNIKSYKELLSFVEDRAGHDKRYAIDATKIENELGWKADENFDSGIIKTVEWYLEKYGAKYVF
- a CDS encoding ricin-type beta-trefoil lectin domain protein, translated to MKHTIYLIFFSICLFISGCSSKPQQINYLAKYGGDINDQDPLKLGSNPTEPTKQKIPALVLGESKFFKNNLPTSSGTFQSDPVHGPNKRDPDNPFDDTKVFYNTPQISEFVSIVAHNDALMTLWALDYGNWVWAYPAIDSISFGDARIWKIIIYPKNFVQIQNKMTGTCLSSYLNGVVHYPCDNTNQSQFWQLNQFANGAVQLRNFATDTCLASDPTKGQSYYAINSVSCINEGEKALSQQWIISPPFVQTPPINLAQLNSGKKEF
- a CDS encoding acyltransferase, whose amino-acid sequence is MFFKIFWILRGIIYRPFFGKFKLPSYIGKPVFIGNFKRIFIGKRVRIFPGARIEVIGDNASITFEENISVGQNLHITSGANLIIGKNTTIAEGVMITDIDHDYKDINRHILEQKYILKETKIGENCFIGYGTVIQAGTILGRQCIVGANAVVRGHFPDYSVIVGIPARIIKRYDEESKIWRKTDKKGKFIDER